A portion of the Rahnella variigena genome contains these proteins:
- a CDS encoding MFS transporter produces MSIRSLQALCLTSFFIADVRDGLGPFLGIFLTQRHWQPDDIGLLMTAGGVAGLLATLPAGFITDASKNKRLILALLCVLITSTTLLLWLSQANAVVAFSQIVSGICAAFVGPLITGITLGLTGQKGFSAQMGKNEAFNHGGNFITALIAGGIAWYWGIGGIFILMTCTMLLTLIALTGIRSSDIDDNAARGLESGASAQVPDFSVLAKNKPLLITGLTLLLFHLANAALLPMLSMRVAAAPGAVNPGLYAAATVIISQLVMIPVAIWTAGRIDRVGYWRLIMLALLVMPVRAALAASSAAPLMMVPVQILDGVAAGVLGVVVPSFIVVLLRGNGHVNAGQSVVMLMQGVGAAMSPALTGMIAGHYSFATAFSVLSVIALTALLIWWRYAPLLSPPSCMETR; encoded by the coding sequence ATGTCGATTCGTTCATTGCAGGCACTGTGTTTAACCAGTTTTTTTATTGCGGATGTCCGTGACGGGCTGGGGCCTTTTTTGGGAATATTTCTGACGCAACGTCACTGGCAGCCCGATGATATCGGATTGCTGATGACTGCCGGCGGTGTGGCAGGTTTGCTGGCGACGCTGCCTGCGGGGTTCATTACTGACGCATCGAAAAACAAGCGTCTGATTCTGGCACTGCTGTGCGTGCTGATCACCAGCACGACACTCCTGCTGTGGCTCAGTCAGGCAAATGCCGTGGTGGCGTTTTCGCAGATCGTGAGCGGAATATGTGCTGCTTTTGTCGGTCCGCTGATAACCGGCATCACGCTGGGTCTGACCGGGCAAAAAGGCTTTAGCGCGCAGATGGGCAAAAATGAGGCGTTTAACCATGGCGGGAATTTTATCACCGCGCTGATTGCCGGAGGGATCGCCTGGTACTGGGGCATCGGTGGTATTTTCATCCTGATGACCTGCACCATGCTGTTAACGCTCATCGCGCTGACGGGCATTCGCAGCAGCGATATAGATGATAATGCGGCGCGTGGTCTGGAGTCCGGCGCATCTGCGCAAGTTCCCGACTTCTCGGTGCTGGCTAAAAATAAACCGCTTCTGATAACGGGTCTGACATTGCTGCTGTTTCATCTGGCGAATGCGGCACTGTTGCCAATGCTCAGCATGAGAGTGGCTGCGGCACCCGGCGCTGTCAATCCCGGACTTTATGCCGCCGCAACTGTGATTATTTCTCAGCTGGTGATGATCCCGGTGGCAATCTGGACCGCAGGGCGCATCGACAGAGTCGGCTACTGGCGGCTTATTATGTTGGCTTTGTTGGTCATGCCCGTCAGGGCTGCGCTGGCGGCGAGTTCTGCCGCGCCCTTAATGATGGTGCCGGTGCAAATACTTGATGGCGTCGCCGCTGGCGTACTGGGAGTGGTAGTGCCCAGCTTTATCGTGGTGCTGCTGCGCGGAAATGGTCACGTGAATGCGGGACAAAGCGTGGTGATGCTGATGCAAGGCGTCGGTGCGGCCATGAGCCCGGCCCTGACCGGTATGATTGCGGGTCATTACTCTTTTGCTACGGCGTTTAGCGTTTTGAGCGTGATCGCACTGACGGCGCTGCTGATTTGGTGGCGGTACGCCCCGTTACTTTCACCACCATCTTGTATGGAGACCCGCTGA
- a CDS encoding ArsR/SmtB family transcription factor has protein sequence MNFLHTEYDSEPDDSLEKSMSLVASAISDPSRVSILCALMDGRAWTATELSAVAGIAASTTSGHLTRLLSNGLVICLMQGRYRYYSLAGHHIAGLLENLMGVSMRSQRSFTPSTPVVFRYARTCYDHLAGELAVKIYDFMLRERWLEPDGNALTSEGKAHFQRIGAVLDPRPRRKACCPCLDWSERRFHLGGDAGQALMTLLLQKEWITRTPGYREVTVTGGGRVALSRLFGVNLT, from the coding sequence ATGAATTTTCTTCATACCGAATACGACAGTGAGCCGGATGATTCTCTTGAAAAATCCATGTCACTGGTCGCTTCTGCGATATCTGACCCTTCCAGGGTCAGTATTTTGTGTGCGCTGATGGACGGGCGTGCATGGACTGCGACTGAGCTCAGCGCGGTGGCAGGCATCGCTGCCTCCACGACCAGCGGGCATCTTACCCGGCTGCTCAGCAACGGGCTGGTGATTTGCCTGATGCAGGGACGTTACCGGTATTACAGTCTGGCGGGACATCATATCGCCGGACTGCTGGAAAACCTGATGGGCGTTTCCATGCGCAGTCAACGCTCTTTTACGCCGAGCACGCCGGTCGTTTTTCGTTATGCACGCACCTGTTATGACCATCTGGCAGGAGAACTGGCGGTAAAAATCTATGATTTTATGCTGCGTGAGCGATGGCTTGAGCCTGACGGCAATGCGCTGACATCCGAGGGAAAAGCGCATTTTCAACGGATTGGCGCAGTGCTTGATCCGCGTCCGCGTCGTAAGGCTTGCTGTCCTTGTCTGGACTGGAGTGAAAGACGTTTTCATCTGGGCGGGGATGCAGGGCAGGCATTGATGACGCTGTTACTGCAAAAAGAGTGGATCACCCGCACGCCGGGCTACCGCGAAGTGACCGTGACAGGCGGCGGCAGAGTGGCTCTGAGCCGCCTGTTTGGTGTGAATCTGACCTGA
- a CDS encoding amino acid-binding protein → MYDIHVILDNTSGSLASFGRVLGLNGVGLEGGGVFTTPEGAHAHFLIEDGEKARQVLTDAGFNVRNLSRPLIRKLPQKQPGELGEIAQTLAQAGINILVQYSDHDNRLILLTDDDIRAAEVTQQWAIHSA, encoded by the coding sequence ATGTATGACATTCACGTTATTCTCGATAATACTTCAGGTTCGCTGGCTTCATTCGGACGCGTTCTCGGTCTCAACGGCGTGGGTCTGGAAGGCGGCGGAGTATTTACCACGCCGGAAGGTGCGCACGCGCATTTCCTGATAGAAGATGGCGAGAAAGCCCGTCAGGTGCTGACTGACGCAGGTTTTAACGTGAGAAACCTGTCACGTCCGCTGATCAGGAAATTACCCCAGAAACAGCCGGGTGAACTGGGCGAAATCGCCCAGACTCTCGCCCAGGCTGGCATTAACATTCTGGTACAGTATAGCGATCACGATAACCGGCTTATTCTGCTGACGGATGACGATATCCGGGCGGCAGAAGTCACCCAACAATGGGCAATACACTCTGCATGA
- a CDS encoding antibiotic biosynthesis monooxygenase family protein has protein sequence MIAVLFEADAVPEARERYLELAAELKPLLSDTPGFISIERFQSLSTSGKILSLSWWEDEESVAGWKQNLTHLAAQKEGKQSIFSYYRIRVARVFRDYSSDKSSHQPSGKGAHPHV, from the coding sequence ATGATCGCAGTACTTTTTGAGGCAGACGCAGTACCCGAAGCGCGTGAGCGCTACCTTGAGCTGGCGGCAGAGCTGAAGCCGTTGTTGTCGGACACGCCGGGATTTATCTCTATTGAACGCTTCCAGAGCCTGAGCACGTCCGGGAAAATTCTTTCTTTGTCGTGGTGGGAAGATGAAGAGTCGGTCGCCGGATGGAAACAAAATCTGACGCATCTGGCCGCCCAGAAAGAGGGCAAACAGTCGATTTTTTCATACTACAGAATTCGCGTTGCCCGTGTCTTTCGTGACTATTCTTCCGACAAATCTTCCCATCAGCCGTCTGGTAAAGGAGCGCATCCGCATGTATGA
- a CDS encoding DUF1852 domain-containing protein yields MKKEITFTIKSIRFDEDYNPSENTRITTNFANLARGEKRQENLRNTLVMINNRFNSLAHWDNPTSDRYAVELDIITAQLNISSEGKSDAFPVIEILKTNIVDKKTNERFEGILGNNFSSYVRDYDFSVVLPEHNKDKAGFSLPENFGVLHGDIFKRFITSDTYKQYFNKTPVICLSVSSKNTYYRTGNQHPVLGIEYQQDEPSLTDEYFAKMGLRARYFMPENSVAPLAFYFSGDLLSDYTNLELISTISTMETFQKIYRPEIYNANSPAGKQYQPSLNFQDYSLTRIVYDREERSQLAVEQGKFTEEQFIKPYQTVLKQWSAEPVL; encoded by the coding sequence ATGAAAAAAGAAATTACATTCACTATTAAGAGCATTCGTTTCGACGAAGACTATAACCCCTCGGAAAATACGCGTATTACGACTAACTTTGCCAATCTGGCGAGGGGCGAGAAACGTCAGGAAAACCTGCGCAACACTTTAGTGATGATTAATAATCGCTTTAATTCTCTGGCGCACTGGGACAACCCAACCAGTGACCGCTACGCCGTTGAACTGGACATCATCACCGCTCAGTTGAATATCAGTAGTGAAGGAAAATCCGACGCCTTCCCGGTGATTGAAATATTAAAAACCAATATCGTCGATAAAAAAACAAACGAACGCTTTGAAGGCATTCTGGGAAATAACTTTTCTTCTTATGTCCGTGATTATGATTTCAGTGTTGTACTGCCTGAGCATAATAAGGACAAAGCCGGATTCAGCCTGCCGGAGAATTTTGGCGTATTACACGGTGATATCTTTAAGCGCTTCATTACTTCAGATACCTACAAACAGTATTTTAATAAGACACCGGTTATCTGCCTGAGCGTTTCAAGTAAAAACACCTATTACCGTACCGGCAATCAACATCCTGTATTAGGCATCGAATATCAGCAGGATGAGCCTTCCCTGACGGATGAATATTTCGCCAAAATGGGACTGCGCGCCCGCTACTTCATGCCTGAAAACAGCGTTGCGCCGCTGGCGTTCTACTTCAGTGGCGATTTGCTAAGTGATTACACCAATCTTGAGCTGATCAGCACCATCAGCACGATGGAGACTTTCCAGAAGATTTATCGCCCTGAGATCTACAACGCGAATTCACCGGCGGGTAAACAGTATCAGCCGAGTTTGAATTTCCAGGATTATTCATTAACCCGGATTGTTTATGACCGGGAAGAACGTAGCCAGCTGGCTGTTGAACAGGGCAAGTTTACTGAAGAGCAATTTATTAAACCTTACCAAACTGTTCTTAAACAATGGTCTGCTGAACCCGTTCTCTGA
- a CDS encoding methionine synthase, which translates to MKKLLPTSTAGSLPKPSWIAQPETLWSPWKLEGQELVDGKLDALRLCLEDQQQAGIDIVSDGEQTRQHFVTTFIEHLEGVDFEKREIVKIRNRYEASVPTVVGPVSRKKSVFVEDAKFLRKQTTQPIKWALPGPMTMIDTLYDNHYKSREKLAWEFAKILNEEAKELEAAGVDIIQFDEPAFNVFFDEVNDWGIATLERAIEGLKCETAVHICYGYGIKANTDWKKTLGTEWRQYEEIFPKLQKSNIDIISLECHHSHVPMELMELIRGKKVMVGAIDVATNTIETPEEVAATLRKALQFVDADKLYPCTNCGMIPLPRGVARGKLDALSAGAEIVRKELLAK; encoded by the coding sequence ATGAAAAAATTATTACCGACATCGACTGCGGGCAGTTTACCGAAGCCCTCCTGGATTGCGCAGCCAGAGACACTCTGGTCGCCATGGAAACTGGAAGGTCAGGAATTAGTTGACGGCAAACTCGATGCGCTGCGTTTATGTCTGGAAGATCAACAACAGGCCGGTATTGATATCGTCAGCGATGGCGAGCAAACGCGTCAGCATTTTGTCACCACGTTTATCGAGCATCTTGAGGGCGTGGATTTCGAGAAGCGTGAAATCGTTAAGATCCGCAACCGCTATGAAGCGAGTGTGCCGACCGTTGTCGGCCCGGTGAGTCGTAAGAAGTCTGTGTTTGTTGAAGATGCGAAGTTTTTGCGCAAGCAGACCACGCAGCCGATCAAATGGGCCCTGCCGGGACCGATGACGATGATCGACACGCTCTATGACAATCACTATAAAAGCCGTGAAAAACTCGCCTGGGAATTCGCTAAAATTCTTAATGAAGAAGCTAAAGAGTTAGAGGCGGCGGGCGTCGATATCATCCAGTTCGATGAACCGGCCTTTAACGTGTTCTTCGACGAAGTGAACGACTGGGGCATTGCCACGCTGGAACGAGCCATCGAAGGACTGAAGTGCGAAACGGCTGTCCATATCTGCTACGGCTACGGCATCAAAGCCAATACCGACTGGAAAAAAACGCTGGGCACTGAGTGGAGACAATACGAAGAGATCTTCCCGAAACTGCAAAAATCTAATATCGATATTATCTCGCTGGAATGCCATCACTCGCATGTTCCGATGGAGCTGATGGAGCTTATCCGCGGTAAAAAAGTGATGGTTGGTGCCATTGACGTGGCCACCAATACTATCGAAACCCCGGAAGAAGTTGCCGCGACGCTGCGTAAAGCGCTGCAATTTGTCGATGCCGACAAACTTTATCCGTGCACTAACTGCGGCATGATCCCGTTACCGCGCGGCGTTGCGCGTGGCAAGCTGGATGCGTTAAGCGCCGGTGCAGAAATCGTGCGTAAGGAATTGCTGGCGAAATAA